Part of the Flagellimonas eckloniae genome, TCAGTATCCGCTAGCCTTAAAATATTGGCAAAATTACTTTCGTCCATGGCGTAGATTACATCAAACTCCTTAAAATCGTTTTTAGAAAATCGTCTGCACTTTTGATTGCTGATATCAATTCCGTGCTTTTGTGCAACGGCAATAGACCTTTCGTCGGGTGGATTGCCCACATGGTATCCAGCAGTTCCTGCGGAATCTACTAAAATATTATCGGGGTCAACTTTTGATTTTAAAATACCCTCAGCCAAGGGTGATCTGCAAATATTTCCCAAGCAGACCATTAAGACTTTGGTTTTCATTAAGTTGAAGGAATTAGGAGAATTTTTTACTCAGATCTTCAATGTATTTTCTGAATTGCTTATCCGTTTCGGCAAGATTATCTACCGTTTTACATGCGTGAAGCACTGTGGCATGATCACGTTTCCCTATTTGGGAACCAATACTGGCCAGCGAAGCTTTGGTGAACTTTTTTGCAAAGAACATGGCCAATTGCCTAGCTTGGACAATATGTCTTTTTCTGGTTTTTGATTGCAAGGTGGCTACATCCATTTCAAAGTAATCAGAGACCACTTTTTGAATATAATCGATAGAAACTTCCCGTTTGGTATTTTTCACAAACTTCTCTACTACCTGTTGTGCCAATTCCAAAGTAACTTCACGTTTGTTGAAAGAGGATTGGGCTATCAAAGAGATTATAGCGCCTTCCAATTCCCTAATATTGGTTTTTATGTTCTTGGCAACATGATCAATAATATCGTCTGGCATTTCAACACCATCTCGATACAACTTGTTCTTGAGTATCGAAATACGGGTTTCAAAATCTGGATTTTGCAACTCAGCTGAAAGTCCCCACTTAAAACGGGAAAGCAGTCGTTGCTCTATATCTTGCATATCAACCGGAGCTTTGTCCGATGTTAATATGACCTGTTTGCCATTTTGGTGCAAATGGTTGAATATATGAAAGAACACGTCCTGCGTACCAGACTTACCGGATAAAAACTGGACATCATCAATGATTAGAACATCTATCAACTGATAAAAATGGATAAAATCATTGCGGGTATTCTTCTTTACCGACTCTATATATTGTTGGGTGAATTTTTCCGCTGAAATATAAAGCACCGTTTTTTCCGGGTACTTGTCTTTGATTTCAACTCCTATTGCATGTGCTAAATGTGTTTTTCCCAAACCTACACCACCAAAAACAAGCAAGGGATTAAACGATGTGCCACCTGGCTTATTGGCCACCGCCATACCTGCAGACCTTGCAAGTCTGTTGGAATCACCTTCCAAGAAATTTTCGAAATTGTAGCTAGGATTTAACTGTGATTCTATTTTTATATTCCGAATACCGGGTATTACAAAAGGATTTTTTAGCTCAGGACTTTTAGAGGTAATGGGTACATCCAATTCCTGTGGACCAACTGCGGTTCTATTGGAACTTGGAATCTGTTCAGTGAACGGTTCCTTGTTACCATACTTATTTTCCATTTTAATGATGTAGATAAGTTTTGCGCTATTTCCCAATTCTTTGGTTAGGGCAACTTTTAAAAGTTTTACGTAATGCTCTTCCAACCACTCGTAGAAAAATTTACTGGGTACTTGAATGCTTAAAGCCTTATCTGTTAACTTGACCGGTTTTATTGGTTCAAACCAAGTTTTGAATGCCTGCGGTTGGATATTATCCTGGATAAAAGCCAAACAGTTTTTCCACACGGAATTTGCAGTAACACTCATAAAAGTTTTTCCTTAGTTTTGTTGGTTAGCTTTAAAGCTGTTAAGTTAAAACATCCAAATGGGGATATTTAGATGCTTTTTGGATGCGACAAATATGTGAACAAATCTTTGAAAAAAAAAATGATTTTGTGGTTGAATATTCTGTTTTTTTTTCGCATGTTTCCTCAACGTTAACCAAGCCTTTAAATATATAATTTTTCATTTAATATATGCGATTAAATTCATTTTCTTTTAGGGTCAGGTATGGAGAAACCGACCAAATGGGCGTGGTTTACCATGGAAACTATGCGCAATACTTGGAATTGGGCAGAATAGAATGGTTACGGGCCTTGGGAGTCAGTTATAGGAAGATGGAAGAAAATGGAATCATGTTGCCAGTAATTTCCTTACAGATAGATTACAAAAAATCAGCGCTTTATGACGATTTGATTACGGTTGAAACCTGTATTAAAAAACAACCCATGGTGAAGATTGAATTTGACTATAAAATTTATAACGAAGCCAAGGAGTTATTGGCAACAGCAAATACGGTACTTGCCTTTATGGACAAACAAACAAACCGACCTATTAAATGTCCGGAGTATATTCTGGATAAATTGGAGTTTTAATTTTCCTTTTGAATAGTTACCCGTTGCATCTCTTCAAAAAACCGTTGTGTTTGGGGCGCTTCACTTTTTCTAACTGAAATAGAAATAGAACATTTCAATTCCATCTTTTGGGAAGTAATGGTAATATTCTTTTGTTTGATTGCACGCATCACTTTGTCCATTTCGGGATAATCGAAATCCAACTGAAAATAGGATTCTATTCTTTTCTTGGTAATGGAAGAATTTTCCAAAGCCATTTTAGCTGCGGTACGATAGGCTTGAATAAGTCCTCCAACACCAAGTTTGGTGCCGCCAAAAATCCGAACAACTGCAATTAAAATATTTGTCACATCAAAAGATTGAATTTGACCATAGATAGGCATTCCCGCCGAGTTGTTTGGTTCTCCATCATCATTGGCCCTATATGTGGTAGGAGTTACGCCAAGTTGCCAGGCATAACATACATGATTGGCGGTATGATATTCCTTTCGCAAAGATTCAATTATGGGCTTAACTTCGTTTTCTGAGGAAATAGGAAATGCGTATCCGAAAAACTTACTTTTCTTATCCTTATAAAGTATTCCCGGAGTGGGTTCTTCAATGGTTCTATATGAATCTTTTTCCTCCATCAGAATAAAGCAACCAACATGATACTAACAATGGCCAAAGCTATCCCACCCCAATTTTTTAAGCTGAGTTTTTCCTTGAAAATGGCAATTCCCAGAAGTGTGGAAAGCATTACGATAGCAACATTGTTCAATGTGAAGATAGCTGCGCTGTCGAGCTCCTCATTTTGAAGTGCCCGTATCAAAAAGAATATGGAAAAGTAGTTGGGAACTCCCAAAACAATACCACCAACAATATTTTTAATATTCACTCTTAAAGGCTTTTTAACGGATTTCACACCAATAAAAATCAAACCAGTTAAAGCGGCAAAGCCAAAAACTATAGCAGAGAAAATTGCAACTTCATGCTGGGCCAAATGATTTTCTTGAAAATAGCTTACACTAATATCTATAATCCCGGAACCTAAAAAAACCAGTGCGGGAAGTAGCAAGGTCTTTTTTGAAAACGCTATCGATTTTTCTTTCATGGAAGCAAAATAAACGGCGGCCAAAGCCAATAAGATTCCAATGATCTGATATAGTGATAATACCTCTTTGTAAAAAATCACACCAAAAATAACCGGCATAACCAATGACATTTTTGTGGCTACGGATGCTACGGAAACCCCAGCAACCTGAGAAGCTTTTGCCATAAGATTAAAGACAAGGATAAAAAATATACCTAATGCCAATGTTCCCAAAAACCAAGATTCGTGTATAATTTTGTTAAAATCTATTTCCTTTTCATAAAGAATCAACCCTACCGTACAGGCAACCACATAATTGGTGATGATGGCATAAAGAGTCTGTACCTTATAGACGTCAAATAATTTAAAGATGACAAAAATTAGGCTGGAGCAAAGAACACTGAGAACAAGGTTCAACATTATAAATGCGACTTTAATTGAGAAATATCTTCTTCTCCAACCTGAAGATTCCACACCTTGATTCCAATCTTGGCGGCCGAATCGGTGTTTTCTTTGGTATCATCCACAAATAAAGTTTCAGAGGCCGTCAAACCATTCTCTTTTAAAACAAACTCAAAGATTTCAGAATCTGGTTTTCGCATCCCCATTTCATAGGACAGATAAAACACATCGAATGAATTTTTAAACCGATTAAACTTTTCCATCCCCATTTTCTGTTTCACATATCCTATATGAATGTCATTGGTATTACTTAAAAGTAGCAGTCGATATTGGTTTTCTCTTGCCAAAGATTCAATGAATTCCAATCGTCTATCCGGAAAATCCAGTAAAATACAATTCCATGCTACCATCAAATCCTGTTCATTTGCCCCTGGAATATAATTGGACAGTTCACTAAGAAATTTGGAGGAGCTCAATAGGCCTTTTTCATAGTCATTGAATAAAGCCTCCAATGCTGGCGTAAGTGTTTCAAGGCCAAGTTTTTGCAAAGCCTTTGGAGTGGCCGATTTATCCAAGTCGATAAAAATATCTCCAAAGTCCAAAATAATGTTTTTAATCATTTAAATAAATAGATAAGGTATCCGTTAAAATTTGTTTTGATTCAAGTAACTTTCCTGAAATTTCCGGTGCAGAAACCCCATTTTCAAATGTAATCGCCCCTTCAAATATTCTTGCTTCATCCCATAAACCAACATCAATAAAAGTTTGAAGCGTTTTTGTCCCACCTTCAATCAACAAGCTGGTTATGGAATGTTTGTAAAGTACCGAACAAATTTGTTGGGCTATAGGTAAGGAGAAATCAATAAATTCATAATCAACGTCTTGAAAATGCTTTGATGAATCATTAATTTGGGTAAGCACAATTGTTTTTACACTGCTATCCAAGACATGAAAATCCACCGGAACCTTCAAATCTTTATCTAAAATAATCCTGATGGGATGTTTTCCTTCCCAATTTCTAACCGTCAACTTTGGATTATCTTCTAACACGGTATTGGTGCCCACAAAAATTGCCTGTTCCTCACTACGCCATTTATGAACCAATTGCTTGGAGTGTTTATTTGTTATCCAAACAGGTTCTGGAGTCTTTTCTCGCATTTTGGTTTCCGGAGCAATAAAACCATCTTTTGTTTCTGCCCATTTTAATATGATATAGGGGCGTTTTTTTTCTTGGAAGCTTAAAAATCGCTTATGATGAAGGCGACATTCTTTTTCAAGAACTCCAATGGTCACCTTACAACCAGACGCTCTTAACTTTTCAATTCCTTTTCCAGCAACTTTATCATGAGGGTCTTGTATGCTAATAAAGACCTCAGAAATCTTATGTTCCGCAATAAGATTTGCACAAGGCGGTGTCTTTCCAAAATGGGAACAAGGTTCTAAAGTAACATAAAGAGTGGCCTCTTTTAGCAGTTCCGTATTCTTCACTGAATTGATGGCGTTTACCTCGGCGTGGGAGCCACCGTATGGGCTTGTAAACCCTTCACCAATAATTTTATGATCATGAACAATTACACATCCCACCATTGGATTTGGAGCCGTAATTCCAAGTCCTTTTTTGCCCAGTTCAATGCACCGTAGCATATATTTTTCGTGTATATTCACATCGCAAAAATAGAACAATAAAATACAATATGGGTGAAGCCATAATTAGGGAAATCACTCCGAACGACAACCTAGTTGTAGCAAAAGTGATTCGAAAAGTTTTACTGGAAATGGGTGTTCCCAAAGTAGGCACTGCTTATGCGGATAAGGCCTTGGATAATATGTATGAAGCCTATAATATTCCCAAAGCCACTTATTTTGTTATTGAAGATGAGGGACAAATTGTTGGTTGTTCCGGGATTGCACAATTGGATAATTATGAAGGCAATGTGTGTGAATTGCAAAAAATGTATTTGTTAGCGCAGGCCAGAGGTAGGGGATTGGGAGCTAAAATGATAAAGGTGTGTTTGGAGAAAGCTAAATCCTACGGTTTTGAACAATGCTACCTGGAAACAATGCCTTATATGAAAGCAGCCCAAAAGCTTTACAAAAAGAATGGTTTTGAATATATAGACGCTCCAATGGGAAACACAGGTCATTATTCTTGTCCGGTTTGGATGCTTAAAACATTCTAGCATGATGCTTAAGGAAATAAAAACCATTTTCCATGAAGAATTAGATACCATCTATCCAAAAGAAGAAGTGGATGCCTTTTTTTATAGGTTGATTGAGCATTATTTGAAGCTGGATAGATTTGTTTTGGTATTACAACCCCATTTAACCGTTACAAAAGAAGAGGAACAGCCACTTTTTGAAGCTTTGGCTGGACTGAAGTTGGAAAAACCCTTGCAATATATTTTAGGAGTTGCCTACTTTATGGATTTGGAATTAAAAGTCAATGAACATGTATTGATTCCAAGGCCCGAAACGGAGGAATTGGTGGAGTGGATTTTGAATGAGTATCAGGTCGAGCGCAGTCGAGACCTAAATATTTTAGATGTAGGAACAGGAAGTGGATGCATTGCCATTGCCCTGGCAAGAAAACTGCCAAATGCCAAAGTGTATGCTATGGACGTTTCAAAAGAAGCATTGAAAGTGGCAAAAAGTAACGCTGAATTAAATCAAGTAAAGGTAAACTTCTTTATGGCGGATGTATTGAAGCTCGAGCTCCAACCTGAACATAAGTTTGACATCATAGTTTCC contains:
- a CDS encoding low molecular weight protein-tyrosine-phosphatase, whose amino-acid sequence is MKTKVLMVCLGNICRSPLAEGILKSKVDPDNILVDSAGTAGYHVGNPPDERSIAVAQKHGIDISNQKCRRFSKNDFKEFDVIYAMDESNFANILRLADTDKDEKKVRLLLDEIDLGFSEVPDPYYGGTDGFEKVYQMIDLACGAIEKKLIK
- the dnaA gene encoding chromosomal replication initiator protein DnaA; its protein translation is MSVTANSVWKNCLAFIQDNIQPQAFKTWFEPIKPVKLTDKALSIQVPSKFFYEWLEEHYVKLLKVALTKELGNSAKLIYIIKMENKYGNKEPFTEQIPSSNRTAVGPQELDVPITSKSPELKNPFVIPGIRNIKIESQLNPSYNFENFLEGDSNRLARSAGMAVANKPGGTSFNPLLVFGGVGLGKTHLAHAIGVEIKDKYPEKTVLYISAEKFTQQYIESVKKNTRNDFIHFYQLIDVLIIDDVQFLSGKSGTQDVFFHIFNHLHQNGKQVILTSDKAPVDMQDIEQRLLSRFKWGLSAELQNPDFETRISILKNKLYRDGVEMPDDIIDHVAKNIKTNIRELEGAIISLIAQSSFNKREVTLELAQQVVEKFVKNTKREVSIDYIQKVVSDYFEMDVATLQSKTRKRHIVQARQLAMFFAKKFTKASLASIGSQIGKRDHATVLHACKTVDNLAETDKQFRKYIEDLSKKFS
- a CDS encoding acyl-CoA thioesterase; protein product: MRLNSFSFRVRYGETDQMGVVYHGNYAQYLELGRIEWLRALGVSYRKMEENGIMLPVISLQIDYKKSALYDDLITVETCIKKQPMVKIEFDYKIYNEAKELLATANTVLAFMDKQTNRPIKCPEYILDKLEF
- a CDS encoding IMPACT family protein, translating into MEEKDSYRTIEEPTPGILYKDKKSKFFGYAFPISSENEVKPIIESLRKEYHTANHVCYAWQLGVTPTTYRANDDGEPNNSAGMPIYGQIQSFDVTNILIAVVRIFGGTKLGVGGLIQAYRTAAKMALENSSITKKRIESYFQLDFDYPEMDKVMRAIKQKNITITSQKMELKCSISISVRKSEAPQTQRFFEEMQRVTIQKEN
- a CDS encoding DMT family transporter encodes the protein MLNLVLSVLCSSLIFVIFKLFDVYKVQTLYAIITNYVVACTVGLILYEKEIDFNKIIHESWFLGTLALGIFFILVFNLMAKASQVAGVSVASVATKMSLVMPVIFGVIFYKEVLSLYQIIGILLALAAVYFASMKEKSIAFSKKTLLLPALVFLGSGIIDISVSYFQENHLAQHEVAIFSAIVFGFAALTGLIFIGVKSVKKPLRVNIKNIVGGIVLGVPNYFSIFFLIRALQNEELDSAAIFTLNNVAIVMLSTLLGIAIFKEKLSLKNWGGIALAIVSIMLVALF
- a CDS encoding HAD family hydrolase codes for the protein MIKNIILDFGDIFIDLDKSATPKALQKLGLETLTPALEALFNDYEKGLLSSSKFLSELSNYIPGANEQDLMVAWNCILLDFPDRRLEFIESLARENQYRLLLLSNTNDIHIGYVKQKMGMEKFNRFKNSFDVFYLSYEMGMRKPDSEIFEFVLKENGLTASETLFVDDTKENTDSAAKIGIKVWNLQVGEEDISQLKSHL
- the ribD gene encoding bifunctional diaminohydroxyphosphoribosylaminopyrimidine deaminase/5-amino-6-(5-phosphoribosylamino)uracil reductase RibD, translated to MNIHEKYMLRCIELGKKGLGITAPNPMVGCVIVHDHKIIGEGFTSPYGGSHAEVNAINSVKNTELLKEATLYVTLEPCSHFGKTPPCANLIAEHKISEVFISIQDPHDKVAGKGIEKLRASGCKVTIGVLEKECRLHHKRFLSFQEKKRPYIILKWAETKDGFIAPETKMREKTPEPVWITNKHSKQLVHKWRSEEQAIFVGTNTVLEDNPKLTVRNWEGKHPIRIILDKDLKVPVDFHVLDSSVKTIVLTQINDSSKHFQDVDYEFIDFSLPIAQQICSVLYKHSITSLLIEGGTKTLQTFIDVGLWDEARIFEGAITFENGVSAPEISGKLLESKQILTDTLSIYLND
- a CDS encoding GNAT family N-acetyltransferase, which produces MGEAIIREITPNDNLVVAKVIRKVLLEMGVPKVGTAYADKALDNMYEAYNIPKATYFVIEDEGQIVGCSGIAQLDNYEGNVCELQKMYLLAQARGRGLGAKMIKVCLEKAKSYGFEQCYLETMPYMKAAQKLYKKNGFEYIDAPMGNTGHYSCPVWMLKTF
- the prmC gene encoding peptide chain release factor N(5)-glutamine methyltransferase; this translates as MMLKEIKTIFHEELDTIYPKEEVDAFFYRLIEHYLKLDRFVLVLQPHLTVTKEEEQPLFEALAGLKLEKPLQYILGVAYFMDLELKVNEHVLIPRPETEELVEWILNEYQVERSRDLNILDVGTGSGCIAIALARKLPNAKVYAMDVSKEALKVAKSNAELNQVKVNFFMADVLKLELQPEHKFDIIVSNPPYVRELEKNKIKNNVKEHEPNLALFVPDNDALLFYRAVATSAEKHLMKNGRLYLEINQYLGKETKALLEAHNFSEIELRKDLFGNDRMLKGIKP